In Pseudoduganella albidiflava, a single window of DNA contains:
- a CDS encoding efflux transporter outer membrane subunit produces MKPAVPIMKLTMALAVALALGGCALSGPPPAVDAQAPVQWQAPLPHGGTVDQLSSWWRSQGDPLLASLVEAAQAASPTVAAARSRLAQAREARVATGAALAPTVDATLTSTRASQQSAALPSNTTSQGYLQVSWELDIFGANRAARDAAQARYEGAQAGWHDARVSVAADTANTYYQFRACERLLDVARQDAASRADTARLTELSAQAGFEAPANLALARASAADAANREIAQRAQCEVDVKTLVALSAIPEPELRSRLAGGAAELSPARGIAIDSLPAQTLAQRPDVFNAEREVAAASFEVSGARAQRYPRLSIAGSIGRGQIHAAGDSVTAGTWTIGPVQMTLPVFDAGRRRASVEAAQERYEAAVTTYRGSVRQAVSEVEQALVNLQGTDLRAVQAQAALDGYRASFTAAEDLYRNGMGSLLQLEDARRTRLAAENAMIAVQRERSAAWIALYRAAGGGWNRDNPNTSVISTASNP; encoded by the coding sequence ATGAAGCCAGCAGTACCGATCATGAAGTTGACGATGGCGCTCGCGGTCGCGCTGGCACTGGGCGGCTGCGCGCTGTCCGGCCCGCCACCCGCCGTCGATGCGCAAGCCCCCGTCCAGTGGCAGGCGCCGCTGCCGCACGGCGGCACGGTGGACCAGCTGTCCAGCTGGTGGCGCAGCCAGGGCGACCCGCTGCTGGCCAGCCTGGTCGAGGCGGCGCAGGCGGCGAGCCCCACGGTGGCCGCGGCGCGCAGCCGGCTGGCCCAGGCACGCGAGGCGCGCGTGGCCACTGGCGCGGCGCTGGCGCCCACGGTCGACGCGACGCTGACATCGACGCGGGCCAGCCAGCAGAGCGCGGCCCTGCCCAGCAACACCACGTCGCAGGGCTACCTGCAGGTGTCGTGGGAGCTCGATATCTTCGGCGCCAACCGCGCGGCGCGCGACGCGGCACAGGCCCGCTATGAAGGTGCGCAGGCCGGCTGGCACGACGCCCGCGTGTCCGTGGCGGCCGATACCGCGAACACCTATTACCAGTTCCGCGCGTGCGAACGGCTGCTGGACGTGGCGCGGCAGGACGCCGCCTCGCGCGCCGATACCGCGCGGCTGACGGAGCTGAGCGCGCAGGCGGGCTTCGAGGCGCCGGCCAACCTGGCGCTGGCGCGCGCCAGCGCGGCCGACGCGGCCAACCGCGAGATCGCCCAGCGGGCCCAGTGCGAAGTGGACGTGAAGACGCTGGTCGCGCTGTCCGCCATCCCCGAGCCCGAGCTGCGCAGCCGCCTCGCCGGCGGCGCGGCCGAACTGTCGCCGGCGCGCGGCATCGCCATCGATTCGCTGCCGGCGCAAACGCTGGCCCAGCGCCCGGACGTGTTCAATGCCGAGCGCGAAGTGGCCGCCGCCAGCTTCGAAGTGAGCGGTGCCCGCGCCCAGCGCTATCCGCGGCTGAGCATCGCGGGAAGCATCGGCCGCGGCCAGATCCACGCGGCCGGCGACAGCGTGACCGCGGGCACGTGGACCATCGGTCCGGTGCAGATGACGCTGCCGGTATTCGATGCCGGCCGGCGCCGCGCCTCGGTCGAGGCGGCGCAGGAACGCTACGAAGCCGCGGTCACGACCTACCGCGGCAGCGTGCGGCAAGCCGTCAGCGAAGTCGAACAGGCGCTCGTCAACCTGCAGGGCACCGACCTGCGCGCCGTGCAGGCGCAGGCCGCGCTGGATGGCTACCGGGCGTCATTCACGGCGGCCGAAGACCTGTACCGGAACGGCATGGGCAGCCTGCTGCAGCTGGAAGATGCGCGCCGCACCCGCCTCGCCGCCGAGAACGCGATGATCGCCGTGCAGCGCGAACGCAGCGCCGCCTGGATCGCGCTGTACCGCGCCGCCGGCGGCGGCTGGAACCGCGACAACCCGAATACCTCCGTGATATCCACCGCGAGCAACCCATGA
- a CDS encoding efflux RND transporter periplasmic adaptor subunit, with protein sequence MIVGSGGVMLYSPSSSAADEKKPAATPALTVSTTRPESATLPLRLTANGNVAAWQEASLGSESNGLRLTEVRVNVGDVVKKGQVLAVFSADTVNADVAQAKAALAEARANAAEAQANAKRARAVQASGALSEQQVSQYLTAEQTANARIESARATLAAQQLRLKYTQVVAPDSGVISARTATVGSVVGTGTELFRMIRQGRLEWRAEVTAAELKNIRVGSTATVKAANGSELQGKVRMIAPTIDPQTRSALVYVDLPPDTRSNAPFKAGMFASGHFDLGTSAALTLPQPAVVVRDGFPYVFRLNADSRVSQLKVQTGRRVGERIEILSGVKADMPVVLSGAGFLNDGDLVRVANAGQATAAAAAQRAAK encoded by the coding sequence ATGATCGTGGGCAGCGGCGGCGTGATGCTGTACAGCCCCTCCTCCAGCGCCGCCGATGAAAAGAAACCGGCGGCCACTCCCGCGCTGACCGTCTCCACCACGCGGCCGGAATCGGCCACGCTGCCGCTGCGGCTCACCGCGAACGGCAACGTGGCGGCGTGGCAGGAAGCCTCGCTGGGCAGCGAATCGAATGGCCTGCGGCTGACCGAGGTGCGCGTCAACGTGGGCGATGTCGTCAAGAAGGGCCAGGTGCTGGCCGTGTTCTCCGCCGACACCGTGAATGCCGACGTGGCGCAGGCGAAGGCCGCGCTGGCCGAGGCGCGCGCCAACGCCGCCGAGGCGCAGGCCAATGCAAAGCGGGCGCGCGCCGTGCAGGCTTCCGGCGCGCTGTCCGAACAGCAGGTCTCGCAGTACCTGACGGCCGAGCAGACCGCCAATGCGCGCATCGAATCGGCGCGCGCCACGCTGGCGGCCCAGCAGCTGCGCCTGAAATACACGCAGGTGGTGGCACCGGACAGCGGCGTGATCTCGGCGCGCACCGCCACGGTGGGCTCGGTGGTGGGCACCGGTACCGAATTGTTCCGGATGATCCGCCAGGGCCGCCTCGAATGGCGCGCCGAGGTGACGGCGGCCGAGCTGAAGAACATCCGCGTGGGCTCCACGGCCACCGTGAAGGCAGCCAACGGCAGCGAACTGCAAGGCAAGGTGCGCATGATCGCGCCCACCATCGACCCGCAGACCCGCTCGGCGCTGGTGTATGTCGACCTGCCGCCGGACACGCGCAGCAATGCGCCGTTCAAGGCCGGCATGTTCGCCAGCGGCCACTTCGACCTGGGCACCTCGGCGGCGCTGACGCTGCCGCAGCCGGCCGTGGTGGTGCGCGACGGCTTCCCGTATGTATTCCGGCTGAACGCCGATTCGCGCGTCAGCCAGCTGAAGGTGCAGACCGGGCGGCGCGTGGGCGAGCGGATCGAGATCCTGTCCGGCGTGAAGGCCGACATGCCGGTGGTGCTGAGCGGCGCCGGCTTCCTGAACGACGGCGATCTGGTGCGCGTGGCCAATGCGGGCCAGGCAACGGCGGCAGCCGCGGCACAGCGCGCCGCGAAGTGA
- a CDS encoding CerR family C-terminal domain-containing protein, with the protein MSEKHIRKPRSDGEQSRERLLGAAMQLFAAQGFNATSTREIALAAGANVAAIAYYFGDKAGLYRAALTDFMPPPEKNIAHFDQPGFTLREALHGYYTQLLAPMMEGDAAQLRLRMWLREVLEPTGIWQNEIDNGIRPEFDALAAVLARHLEVPVDDEVRRLVHAVAALGAHLMISQDIVAAVTPQLLSAPDALQDWIPRLVDYAEAIVTAERTTRQKGAA; encoded by the coding sequence ATGTCAGAAAAACACATCCGCAAACCCCGGTCGGACGGCGAGCAGTCGCGCGAGCGCCTGCTGGGCGCGGCCATGCAGCTGTTCGCCGCGCAAGGTTTCAACGCCACCTCCACGCGAGAGATCGCCCTGGCTGCCGGCGCCAACGTGGCCGCCATCGCCTACTACTTCGGCGACAAGGCCGGCCTGTACCGCGCCGCGCTGACGGACTTCATGCCGCCGCCGGAAAAGAACATCGCCCACTTCGACCAGCCCGGCTTCACGCTGCGCGAGGCGCTGCACGGCTATTACACGCAATTGCTGGCGCCGATGATGGAAGGCGATGCGGCCCAGCTACGGCTGCGCATGTGGCTGCGCGAAGTGCTGGAACCCACCGGCATCTGGCAAAACGAGATCGACAACGGCATCCGCCCCGAGTTCGACGCGCTGGCCGCCGTGCTGGCGCGCCACCTGGAGGTACCGGTGGACGACGAAGTGCGCCGGCTGGTGCATGCCGTTGCCGCGCTGGGCGCGCACCTGATGATCTCGCAGGACATCGTGGCCGCCGTCACGCCGCAGCTGCTGTCGGCCCCGGACGCGCTGCAGGACTGGATTCCCAGGCTGGTCGATTACGCCGAGGCGATCGTCACGGCCGAACGAACGACAAGACAGAAAGGAGCAGCATGA
- a CDS encoding alpha/beta hydrolase family protein translates to MTHDLENAVHTIRSLALTPPALLACLLAACGGGDPPAPAVPVTYASRCGLPDSAAEPYRSTAPTGPHCVGAAEYLVTDDARDEPMTETPGDRRALQVRVLYPASARVSPGMSGGVRMPYADEAVYAGIDWWPATLRPQGHAWREAAPAIERAAPVLLFSPGLGANAQAYAGLTEDLASHGYVVVTINHPFVSGPTPLPDGRIVRYEEVAEEWEDEEAAEAAHWVRSNARLAVTMADEKSVLDWLARQNATRGALLDGRLDMGRIGAFGHSFGGATALQVQRTDERVKAAVNLDGTVYGDLDQPWTEPFMILQSVHAINGVPVEEPTMKPLWQNRQGHGELEVMAGSCHGDFSDAHRLANIYNARNPATPIQPDPQLYCSKDPAALEDAVRRRLRDFFGRWLR, encoded by the coding sequence ATGACCCATGACCTGGAGAATGCCGTGCACACGATCCGTAGCCTTGCCTTGACGCCGCCTGCTTTGCTGGCGTGCCTGCTGGCCGCATGCGGCGGGGGCGACCCGCCCGCGCCCGCTGTCCCCGTCACCTACGCGAGCCGCTGCGGCTTGCCCGACAGTGCCGCCGAACCGTATCGCAGCACCGCGCCGACCGGACCGCATTGCGTGGGCGCGGCCGAGTACCTGGTGACCGATGACGCGCGCGACGAGCCCATGACGGAAACGCCCGGCGACCGGCGCGCGCTGCAGGTGCGCGTGCTGTATCCGGCATCGGCGCGGGTTTCGCCCGGCATGTCGGGGGGAGTGCGGATGCCCTACGCGGACGAAGCAGTGTACGCGGGTATCGACTGGTGGCCCGCCACGCTGAGGCCGCAGGGGCACGCATGGCGCGAGGCGGCGCCGGCCATCGAGCGGGCGGCACCGGTGCTCCTGTTTTCGCCGGGGCTGGGCGCCAACGCGCAAGCGTATGCCGGCTTGACGGAAGACCTGGCCAGCCATGGCTACGTGGTGGTGACGATCAACCATCCGTTTGTTTCCGGCCCCACGCCATTGCCGGACGGCCGCATCGTCCGCTACGAGGAAGTGGCGGAAGAATGGGAAGACGAGGAAGCGGCCGAGGCGGCGCACTGGGTCCGGTCCAATGCGCGGCTCGCCGTCACCATGGCGGACGAGAAGAGCGTGCTGGACTGGCTGGCGCGGCAGAACGCCACGCGCGGCGCCTTGCTGGACGGCCGGCTGGACATGGGCCGGATCGGCGCGTTCGGGCACTCGTTCGGCGGCGCCACGGCGTTGCAGGTGCAGCGCACGGACGAGCGGGTGAAGGCGGCGGTCAACCTGGACGGCACCGTTTACGGCGATCTCGACCAGCCGTGGACGGAGCCGTTCATGATCCTGCAGAGCGTGCACGCGATCAATGGCGTACCCGTCGAGGAGCCCACCATGAAACCGCTGTGGCAGAACCGCCAGGGTCATGGCGAGCTGGAAGTGATGGCCGGTTCCTGCCACGGCGATTTCAGCGACGCGCACCGGCTGGCGAACATCTACAACGCCCGGAACCCCGCCACCCCGATCCAGCCCGACCCGCAACTGTATTGCAGCAAGGACCCGGCCGCGCTGGAAGACGCTGTACGGCGCCGGCTGCGCGACTTCTTCGGGCGCTGGCTGCGCTGA
- a CDS encoding 2OG-Fe dioxygenase family protein codes for MTPEFTSLDHVAQALRTQGWALLPPADVAALSGTPLAQLDALAPAWDSLELDNYLKDGGRYRRRRHSCFVQRVQEERELAQTAHRAHWQSVEYNALHGGMHRMFEPVLPETVAAPGWQGLLTALGRLFSSVRGEPTWYVEAHQFRIDTADGIGRPTPEGAHRDGVDYVAVILVGRHDIKGGETRIFEADGPNGKRFTMTEPWTMLLLDDATVIHESTPIQPLGPHGHRDTLVITYRAGGFQGEQQSGAPAVPQ; via the coding sequence ATGACGCCGGAGTTCACATCCCTCGATCACGTTGCGCAGGCGCTGCGCACGCAAGGCTGGGCGCTGCTGCCGCCCGCCGACGTGGCGGCACTGTCCGGCACCCCGCTGGCGCAGCTCGATGCGCTGGCGCCGGCCTGGGACAGCCTCGAGCTGGACAATTACCTGAAGGACGGCGGCCGCTATCGCCGCCGCCGCCATTCCTGCTTCGTGCAGCGCGTCCAGGAAGAACGCGAACTGGCCCAGACCGCGCACCGCGCGCACTGGCAAAGCGTGGAATACAACGCGCTGCATGGCGGCATGCACCGGATGTTCGAACCCGTGCTGCCGGAAACCGTGGCGGCGCCGGGCTGGCAGGGCTTGCTCACGGCGCTGGGCCGGCTGTTCTCCAGCGTGCGCGGCGAACCCACGTGGTATGTGGAAGCCCATCAGTTCCGCATCGATACCGCCGACGGCATCGGCCGGCCCACGCCGGAAGGTGCGCACCGCGACGGTGTCGACTACGTGGCCGTGATCCTCGTCGGACGGCATGACATCAAGGGGGGCGAGACGCGCATCTTCGAGGCCGATGGTCCGAACGGCAAGCGCTTCACGATGACCGAGCCCTGGACCATGCTGCTGCTCGACGATGCGACCGTGATCCACGAATCGACGCCGATCCAGCCATTGGGCCCGCATGGCCACCGCGATACGCTGGTGATCACCTACCGGGCCGGCGGCTTCCAGGGCGAGCAGCAGTCCGGCGCACCCGCAGTCCCGCAGTAG
- a CDS encoding efflux RND transporter permease subunit, protein MNFSALSIRNPIPAIMLFVLLTLAGLMAYKANPVQDFPDIELPIVTVSASLPGAAPAQLETEVARKIEDSVATLQGVKNIYTKVLDGVATITVEFILEKNISDGVNEVRDAVSQVRADMPAELREPVVSKVSTAGRVITTYIAVNKPGTTPVDNADLSWFVDNTVAKRLLTVPGVGAVNRVGGVDREIRVELDDAQMAALRVSALDVSRQLRLVQREAPGGRGDVSGAEQSVRTIGTVQSAQELARMDIPLGDGRHIRLDQIAKVTDTIAEPRAIATQDGKPVVAFEVFRTKGASETAVADGVKEAVEQLRKDHPNLELRQVIDNAFPVEENFEGSMELLYEGAILAVIVVFWFLRDWRATLVAAAALPLSVLPAFLGIYWFGYTLNTVTLLSLALVVGVLVDDAIVEIENIERHLQMGKTPMQAALEAADEIGMAVIATTFALVAVFLPTAFMGGIPGKFFKQFGWTAVLAVLASLVVARLLTPMMAAYLLKPHKPKHPGHVEEDGPIMSRYMRTMKWCLKHRMFTALASAIFFVCSIMLVGLLPTGFVPPADRAQTQVNAELPPGSTLAQTREVAEQARQAAMRVPGVTGVFSSIGGGSSGDAFAPGAAAEARRAVLTITTVHRTDRDETMPEIDSLLRRQLAGIAGARFTVGPPDTGVKMQLVLQSEDPDALIAAARRAERELRTLSGIGNVTSSASLVRPEIIVRPDFARAAELGVTAASIGETVRVATAGDYDFDLTKMNLPERQVPIRVKLPDYVRADLDAIGRLTVPGRNGPVLLASVAAITMESGPAQIDRLNRSRNVTLDVELGSRSLGELNAEARKLPALANLPPNVRIAELGDAQEMAALFASFGIAMAIGVLCIYGVLVLLFKDFMQPVTILAALPLSIGGAIVLLLITGNALSMPSMIGLIMLMGIVTKNSILLVDYAILARQAGMSRTEALVDACHKRSRPILMTTIAMGAGMMPLALGLGADPSFRAPMAITVIGGLITSTLLSLLVVPAVFTYVDDIEHWIAKVARKLRHKDHPHGDHPHGEAANLPQAAEPGKAGGH, encoded by the coding sequence ATGAATTTTTCCGCCCTGTCGATCCGGAATCCGATTCCGGCGATCATGCTGTTCGTGCTGCTCACGCTGGCCGGCCTGATGGCCTACAAGGCCAACCCGGTGCAGGACTTCCCCGATATCGAGCTGCCCATCGTGACCGTCAGCGCCTCGCTGCCCGGCGCCGCGCCGGCCCAGCTGGAAACCGAGGTCGCGCGCAAGATCGAGGATTCGGTCGCCACGCTGCAAGGCGTGAAGAACATCTACACCAAGGTGCTCGATGGCGTGGCCACCATCACCGTCGAGTTCATCCTCGAGAAGAACATCTCGGATGGCGTCAACGAAGTGCGCGACGCGGTCTCGCAGGTGCGTGCCGACATGCCCGCCGAACTGCGCGAGCCGGTGGTCAGCAAGGTCTCCACCGCCGGCCGGGTGATCACGACGTATATCGCGGTGAACAAACCCGGCACCACGCCGGTCGACAATGCCGACCTGTCGTGGTTCGTCGATAACACGGTGGCCAAGCGCCTGCTGACGGTACCCGGTGTCGGTGCCGTCAACCGCGTGGGTGGCGTGGACCGCGAGATCCGCGTGGAGCTGGACGATGCCCAGATGGCCGCCTTGCGCGTCTCCGCGCTGGATGTGTCGCGCCAGCTGCGGCTGGTGCAGCGCGAGGCGCCGGGCGGCCGCGGCGACGTGTCGGGCGCCGAGCAGTCGGTGCGCACCATCGGCACCGTGCAGTCGGCCCAGGAACTGGCGCGCATGGACATCCCGCTCGGCGATGGCCGCCACATCCGCCTCGACCAGATAGCCAAGGTGACCGACACGATCGCCGAACCGCGCGCCATCGCCACGCAGGATGGCAAGCCGGTGGTGGCCTTCGAGGTGTTCCGCACCAAGGGCGCCAGCGAAACGGCGGTGGCCGACGGCGTGAAGGAAGCAGTCGAGCAATTGCGCAAGGATCATCCGAACCTGGAATTGCGCCAGGTGATCGACAATGCCTTCCCCGTCGAGGAAAACTTCGAAGGCTCGATGGAGCTGCTGTACGAAGGCGCGATCCTGGCCGTGATCGTGGTGTTCTGGTTCCTGCGCGACTGGCGCGCCACGCTGGTGGCGGCGGCCGCGCTGCCGCTGTCGGTGCTGCCCGCCTTCCTCGGCATCTACTGGTTCGGCTACACGCTGAACACGGTGACGCTGCTGTCGCTGGCGCTGGTGGTCGGCGTGCTGGTGGACGATGCGATCGTGGAGATCGAGAACATCGAGCGCCACCTTCAGATGGGCAAGACGCCGATGCAGGCCGCGCTGGAGGCGGCCGATGAAATCGGCATGGCGGTGATCGCCACCACGTTCGCGCTGGTGGCGGTGTTCCTGCCCACCGCGTTCATGGGCGGCATCCCCGGCAAGTTCTTCAAGCAGTTCGGCTGGACCGCCGTGCTGGCCGTACTGGCCTCGCTGGTGGTGGCGCGGCTGCTGACGCCGATGATGGCGGCCTACCTGCTCAAGCCGCACAAGCCGAAGCATCCGGGCCACGTCGAGGAAGACGGCCCGATCATGTCGCGCTACATGCGCACCATGAAGTGGTGCCTGAAGCACCGCATGTTCACGGCGCTGGCCTCGGCGATCTTCTTCGTGTGCTCGATCATGCTGGTGGGCCTGCTGCCGACCGGCTTCGTGCCGCCGGCCGACCGCGCGCAGACGCAGGTCAACGCCGAACTGCCGCCCGGATCCACGCTGGCGCAAACGCGCGAAGTGGCCGAGCAGGCACGCCAGGCGGCGATGCGGGTACCTGGCGTAACAGGCGTGTTCAGCTCGATCGGCGGCGGTTCTTCCGGCGATGCGTTCGCGCCCGGCGCCGCCGCCGAAGCGCGCCGCGCGGTGCTGACGATTACCACGGTGCACCGCACGGACCGCGATGAAACGATGCCGGAGATCGATTCACTGCTGCGCCGCCAGCTGGCCGGCATCGCCGGTGCTCGCTTCACCGTGGGCCCGCCCGATACCGGCGTGAAGATGCAGCTGGTGCTGCAGTCGGAAGACCCGGATGCGCTGATCGCCGCCGCCCGCCGCGCCGAGCGCGAACTGCGCACCCTGTCCGGCATCGGCAACGTCACGTCGTCGGCATCGCTGGTGCGGCCGGAGATCATCGTGCGGCCCGACTTCGCCCGCGCCGCCGAACTGGGCGTGACGGCCGCGTCGATCGGCGAAACGGTGCGCGTGGCCACCGCCGGCGACTACGACTTCGACCTGACGAAGATGAACCTGCCGGAGCGGCAGGTGCCGATCCGCGTCAAGCTGCCGGACTATGTGCGCGCCGACCTCGACGCCATCGGCCGCCTGACGGTGCCGGGCCGTAACGGCCCCGTGCTGCTGGCCAGCGTGGCGGCGATCACGATGGAATCCGGCCCGGCCCAGATCGACCGCCTGAACCGCAGCCGCAACGTGACGCTGGACGTGGAACTGGGCAGCCGTTCGCTGGGCGAACTGAACGCCGAGGCGCGCAAGCTGCCGGCGCTGGCCAACCTGCCGCCGAACGTGCGGATCGCCGAACTGGGCGACGCACAGGAAATGGCCGCGCTGTTCGCCAGCTTCGGCATCGCGATGGCGATCGGCGTGCTGTGCATCTATGGCGTGCTGGTGCTGCTGTTCAAGGACTTCATGCAGCCGGTGACGATCCTGGCGGCGCTGCCGCTGTCGATCGGCGGCGCCATCGTGCTGCTGCTCATCACCGGCAACGCGCTGTCGATGCCGTCGATGATCGGCCTGATCATGCTGATGGGGATCGTGACGAAGAACTCGATCCTGCTGGTCGACTACGCGATCCTGGCGCGCCAGGCCGGCATGAGCCGCACCGAGGCGCTGGTGGACGCCTGCCACAAGCGGAGCCGCCCGATCCTGATGACGACCATTGCGATGGGTGCCGGCATGATGCCGCTGGCGCTGGGCCTGGGCGCGGACCCGAGCTTCCGCGCGCCGATGGCGATCACGGTGATCGGCGGTCTGATCACGTCCACGCTACTGAGCCTGCTGGTGGTGCCGGCCGTGTTCACGTATGTGGACGATATCGAGCACTGGATCGCGAAGGTAGCGCGCAAGCTGCGGCACAAGGACCATCCGCACGGCGACCATCCGCATGGCGAAGCCGCCAACCTGCCGCAAGCTGCGGAGCCGGGCAAGGCCGGCGGGCACTGA
- a CDS encoding hybrid sensor histidine kinase/response regulator, translating into MDSTYEIEPDEIEILIVEDSPTQAERLRRLIQSVRYKARVAGNGRLALEAIAARKPHLVLSDIVMPEMDGYELCRAIKADAAMRDIPVILVTSLNDPKDIIRGIECGADNFIRKPYAEDYLLNRIGHMLVNQKLRKDQNMEVGIALYLGEQKHFINAERQQILDLLISTYEQAVQVNSELQARERQVIELNMRLAHHAGQLETINREIALKNVELGEASRMKSAFIANMSHELRTPLNAIIGFTGALLMKLPGPLTDEQEKQLNTIRGSARHLLSLINDILDVAKIEAGKVTLSIERLQCQDVVREVAETLRPLAAQKGLALEVVLDEQPITIDTDRRALAQILINLANNAIKFTEKGSVRVSLARRTLDDGTVAAEFSVSDTGAGIREEDQAKLFHAFSQLDSTSTRHAEGAGLGLYLCQNLANVLGGSLFFRSEFGQGSTFTLQLKTT; encoded by the coding sequence GTGGATTCCACCTACGAAATCGAACCAGATGAAATCGAGATCCTGATCGTCGAGGACAGCCCGACGCAGGCCGAGCGGCTGCGGCGCCTGATCCAGTCGGTGCGCTACAAGGCACGGGTGGCCGGCAATGGCCGCCTGGCGCTGGAGGCGATCGCCGCGCGCAAGCCGCACCTGGTGCTGTCCGATATCGTGATGCCGGAGATGGATGGCTATGAACTGTGCCGCGCTATCAAGGCCGATGCGGCGATGCGCGACATCCCCGTCATCCTCGTCACGTCGCTGAACGACCCGAAAGACATCATCCGCGGCATCGAATGCGGCGCCGACAATTTCATCCGCAAGCCGTACGCCGAAGACTACCTGCTGAACCGCATCGGCCACATGCTGGTCAACCAGAAGCTGCGCAAGGACCAGAACATGGAGGTCGGCATCGCCCTCTACCTGGGCGAGCAGAAACACTTTATCAATGCCGAGCGCCAGCAGATCCTCGACCTGCTGATCTCCACCTACGAGCAGGCGGTGCAGGTCAACAGCGAATTGCAGGCGCGCGAGCGGCAGGTGATCGAATTGAACATGCGCCTCGCGCACCACGCGGGGCAGCTGGAGACGATCAACCGCGAGATCGCGCTGAAGAACGTCGAACTGGGCGAGGCGAGCCGGATGAAATCCGCGTTCATCGCCAACATGTCGCATGAACTGCGCACGCCGCTGAACGCCATCATCGGCTTTACCGGCGCGCTGCTGATGAAACTGCCCGGCCCCCTCACGGACGAGCAGGAAAAGCAGTTGAACACCATCCGCGGTTCGGCGCGCCACCTGCTCTCGCTGATCAACGACATCCTCGACGTGGCGAAGATCGAGGCTGGCAAGGTCACGCTGTCGATCGAGCGCCTGCAATGCCAGGACGTGGTGCGCGAAGTGGCGGAAACGCTGCGTCCGCTCGCCGCGCAGAAGGGCCTTGCGCTGGAAGTCGTGCTGGACGAGCAGCCGATCACGATCGACACGGACCGCCGCGCCCTCGCGCAAATCCTGATCAATCTTGCCAACAACGCCATCAAGTTCACCGAGAAGGGCTCGGTGCGCGTGTCGCTCGCGCGGCGCACGCTGGACGATGGCACGGTCGCCGCCGAATTCTCCGTCTCCGACACCGGCGCCGGCATCCGCGAGGAAGACCAGGCCAAGCTGTTCCACGCCTTCTCGCAACTCGACTCCACCTCCACCCGCCATGCCGAGGGTGCCGGCCTCGGTCTCTACCTGTGCCAGAACCTCGCCAATGTGCTGGGCGGTTCGCTGTTCTTCCGGAGCGAGTTCGGCCAGGGCAGCACGTTCACGCTGCAGCTGAAAACGACCTGA